A section of the Candidatus Bathyarchaeota archaeon genome encodes:
- a CDS encoding 4Fe-4S dicluster domain-containing protein yields the protein MKALVAWSAKCSGCRICELVCSVAHFKVNNPKKSAIRVMQLFPKPAVNTPIFCRQCAILKCAEKCPTKAITRSPDGRMVVDQTNCIGCGACAEGCPFGAIYFHPEVKTPIKCDLCDGNPRCVQFCPTNALEYVPKSVIAQSTRTAIAGKHRERNV from the coding sequence TTGAAAGCTTTAGTCGCTTGGTCAGCCAAGTGTTCGGGATGCAGAATATGTGAGCTGGTTTGTAGCGTAGCTCATTTTAAAGTTAATAATCCAAAAAAGTCTGCAATCCGTGTTATGCAACTTTTTCCGAAGCCCGCGGTTAATACACCGATTTTCTGTCGACAGTGCGCCATTTTAAAATGCGCCGAGAAGTGCCCTACCAAGGCGATTACTAGAAGTCCTGATGGCAGGATGGTAGTTGACCAGACTAATTGTATTGGATGCGGAGCATGCGCCGAAGGGTGTCCGTTTGGGGCAATCTACTTCCATCCTGAGGTTAAGACTCCGATCAAATGTGATCTGTGCGATGGAAATCCGCGGTGCGTACAATTTTGTCCAACAAACGCGTTAGAATATGTTCCAAAATCAGTTATCGCCCAAAGCACGAGGACAGCAATTGCAGGAAAACATCGTGAGAGGAATGTATAA